One Streptomyces sp. NBC_00223 genomic window carries:
- a CDS encoding nitroreductase family deazaflavin-dependent oxidoreductase produces MTAYDPTAVKLSSDQWVADQARRYEESGGAEGTDMNGSPCLLIDYQGRVSGDWHRTVLIYGRDGDDYLIVASKGGAPEHPKWFLSLRENPEVHVRVNGERFAARAEVLPAPEKARVWPILLEVYAPYEDYQKKTDRDIPVIRLRRV; encoded by the coding sequence ATGACCGCATACGATCCCACCGCCGTGAAACTCAGCTCCGACCAGTGGGTGGCCGACCAGGCCCGCCGTTACGAGGAGTCCGGCGGCGCCGAGGGCACCGACATGAACGGCTCGCCCTGCCTGCTCATCGACTACCAGGGCCGCGTCAGCGGCGACTGGCACCGTACGGTGCTGATCTACGGGCGTGACGGCGACGACTATCTGATCGTCGCGTCCAAGGGCGGCGCGCCCGAGCACCCCAAGTGGTTCCTCAGCCTCCGTGAGAACCCCGAGGTTCACGTACGGGTGAACGGCGAGCGGTTCGCCGCCCGCGCCGAAGTCCTCCCGGCGCCCGAGAAGGCCCGGGTGTGGCCGATCCTGCTGGAGGTCTACGCGCCCTACGAGGACTACCAGAAGAAGACCGACCGGGACATCCCGGTGATCAGGCTGCGCCGCGTCTGA
- a CDS encoding nuclear transport factor 2 family protein, with protein sequence MSDIQYLVERYLGVWNQTDPAARRRQIDEVFAPDARYTDPLADVTGRDALDSVIGAVQAQFPGFVFTLGPVDAHHGIARFTWELGPAGGDALVVGFDVAVTGEDGLVHSVLGFLDKVPAGA encoded by the coding sequence ATGAGCGACATCCAGTACCTGGTCGAGCGTTACCTCGGCGTCTGGAACCAGACCGACCCGGCCGCGCGGCGGCGGCAGATCGACGAGGTGTTCGCGCCGGACGCGCGCTACACCGACCCGCTGGCCGACGTGACCGGGCGGGACGCCCTCGACTCGGTGATCGGCGCGGTCCAGGCGCAGTTCCCCGGCTTCGTCTTCACCCTCGGCCCGGTCGACGCGCACCACGGAATCGCCCGGTTCACCTGGGAGTTGGGCCCGGCCGGCGGCGACGCGCTGGTGGTCGGCTTCGACGTGGCGGTGACCGGTGAGGACGGCCTGGTCCACAGCGTCCTCGGCTTCCTGGACAAGGTCCCGGCCGGCGCCTGA
- a CDS encoding APC family permease: MLTGSKAEISTFKGEERALRADRIGTPGLLLSVLAATAPLMVVAGVVPTTFAAVGVVGVPLIFLILGVVLILFSFGYAEMSRHVHNAGAFYAYIARGLGGTVGAAASYVALTSYSILQCGIYGIFGFEISSQIAEHWQHNVDWWWPALGGVAIAGIFGALKIDVNARVLGVLLLIETLLIVVFDISFLSDPGPQGVSLHAFSPSTLTGAGFGTALCFCIAGFTGFEQAPVYAEETSKPQRVVARVMFLAVGFATLFFAFSAWAITVAAGPSHVVSGAQQSPTMIFDLNEARLGNTFTDILNVFFITGIFASLLSFHNVVARYAFAMGRDGLLPRAVARTTRSGGAPVVGSLIQTTVALVVVTAFAVTDNKPGGDTSFAPMMRLFTWAGNVGALGVVVLMAVASIAIIAFFIKRGAAGVQGWRLITSGISAAALLVIAFYAVKDFEVLLGADPGYGLRWLLPGIIGIAAIAGLIYGAVLQTRNPAAHAKIGQGNEAFQLEKAASAAGTTD, encoded by the coding sequence ATGCTGACGGGCAGTAAGGCCGAGATAAGCACGTTCAAGGGAGAGGAACGCGCGCTGCGCGCGGACCGGATCGGTACTCCGGGCCTTCTCCTCTCGGTCCTGGCGGCGACCGCCCCGCTCATGGTGGTGGCCGGCGTCGTGCCCACCACCTTCGCGGCCGTGGGCGTCGTGGGAGTACCGCTCATCTTCCTCATCCTCGGCGTCGTCCTCATCCTGTTCAGCTTCGGTTACGCCGAGATGAGCCGGCACGTGCACAACGCCGGTGCCTTCTATGCCTACATCGCCCGCGGGCTCGGCGGCACCGTCGGTGCCGCGGCCTCTTATGTCGCCCTTACCTCTTACAGCATCCTGCAGTGCGGTATTTACGGCATCTTCGGCTTCGAGATCTCCAGCCAGATCGCCGAGCACTGGCAGCACAATGTCGACTGGTGGTGGCCGGCCCTCGGCGGCGTGGCGATCGCCGGCATCTTCGGCGCGCTGAAGATCGATGTCAACGCCCGGGTCCTCGGTGTGCTGCTGCTGATCGAGACCCTGCTGATCGTCGTCTTCGACATCAGCTTCCTGTCCGACCCGGGCCCGCAGGGCGTGTCGCTGCACGCCTTCTCGCCCAGCACCCTGACCGGCGCGGGCTTCGGCACCGCGCTGTGCTTCTGCATCGCCGGGTTCACCGGCTTCGAACAGGCGCCGGTCTACGCCGAGGAGACCAGCAAGCCGCAGCGCGTCGTGGCCCGCGTGATGTTCCTGGCCGTCGGCTTCGCCACCCTGTTCTTCGCCTTCAGCGCCTGGGCCATCACAGTCGCCGCCGGCCCCTCGCACGTCGTCAGCGGTGCCCAGCAGAGCCCGACCATGATCTTCGACCTCAACGAGGCGCGGCTCGGCAACACGTTCACCGACATCCTGAACGTCTTCTTCATCACCGGTATCTTCGCCTCGCTGCTCAGCTTCCACAACGTGGTCGCCCGCTACGCGTTCGCCATGGGCCGGGACGGTCTGCTGCCCCGCGCCGTGGCCCGTACCACCCGCTCCGGCGGCGCCCCCGTGGTCGGCTCGCTGATCCAGACCACCGTCGCGCTGGTCGTCGTCACCGCCTTCGCGGTCACCGACAACAAGCCGGGCGGCGACACGTCGTTCGCGCCGATGATGCGGCTGTTCACCTGGGCGGGCAACGTCGGCGCGCTCGGTGTCGTGGTGCTGATGGCCGTCGCGTCCATCGCCATCATCGCGTTCTTCATCAAGCGCGGCGCGGCCGGTGTCCAGGGCTGGCGGCTGATCACCTCCGGTATCTCCGCCGCCGCGCTGCTGGTCATCGCGTTCTACGCGGTGAAGGACTTCGAGGTCCTGCTCGGCGCCGACCCGGGCTACGGCCTGCGCTGGCTGCTGCCCGGAATCATCGGTATCGCCGCGATCGCCGGTCTGATCTACGGCGCGGTGCTCCAGACGAGGAACCCCGCCGCGCACGCCAAGATCGGCCAGGGCAACGAGGCGTTCCAGCTGGAGAAGGCCGCCTCCGCCGCCGGGACGACCGACTGA
- a CDS encoding 3-hydroxyacyl-CoA dehydrogenase NAD-binding domain-containing protein, whose protein sequence is MSESTTIRWEQDTDGIVTLVLDDPGQSANTMNAAFADSLDATLDRLEAELDGIRGIIVTSAKKTFFAGGDLRDLIRATPEDAERVLAGSLRIKRGLRRLETLGRPVVAAINGAALGGGYEIALACHHRIALDTPGTKIGCPEVTLGLLPGGGGVVRTVRLLGIADALLKVLLQGRQYAPGPALAAGLIHEVAADRDAMLASARAFVHANPEARQPWDVPGHKIPGGTPKSPAFAANLPAFPANLRKQLAGAPYPAPRDILAAAVEGAQVDFATAEVIEARYFTGLACGPTSKNMIQAFFFDMQAVNSGARRPSGVPARQVTRVAVLGAGMMGAGIAYSCARAGIDVVLKDVSAEAAARGKAYSAGLLDKALAKGRTTPEKRDALLARITPTADPADLAGCDAVIEAVFEDAGLKHKVFQEIQHIVAPDALLCTNTSTLPVSALAEGVERQRDFVGLHFFSPVDRMPLVEIVRGAATGDETLARAFDLVRQIRKTPIVVNDSRGFFTSRVIGQFLNEGVAMVGEGVPAASVEQAAAQAGYPAKVLALIDELTLTLGRGIRREARAAVEAAGGSWREHPAERVVDRMVEEFGRPGRSGGAGFYEYEDGRRTRLWPGLAEHFGTAGGAAEVPFRDMRERMLFAESLDTVRLLEEGVLTSVADANIGSLLGIGFPAWTGGVLQYINGYEGGVAGFTARARELAARYGERFAPPALLVAKAESGEIFRD, encoded by the coding sequence ATGAGCGAGTCCACCACCATCCGCTGGGAACAGGACACGGACGGCATCGTCACCCTCGTCCTGGACGACCCCGGCCAGTCCGCCAACACCATGAACGCGGCCTTCGCCGACTCCCTCGACGCCACCCTCGACCGCCTGGAAGCCGAACTCGACGGCATCCGCGGGATCATCGTCACCTCCGCCAAGAAGACCTTCTTCGCGGGCGGAGACCTGCGTGACCTGATCCGCGCCACCCCCGAGGACGCCGAGCGGGTCCTCGCCGGATCGCTGCGGATCAAGCGCGGCCTGCGCCGCCTGGAAACCCTCGGCAGGCCCGTCGTCGCGGCCATCAATGGCGCGGCCCTGGGCGGCGGTTACGAGATCGCGCTCGCCTGCCACCACCGGATCGCGCTGGACACGCCCGGCACGAAGATCGGCTGTCCCGAGGTCACCCTCGGCCTGCTGCCCGGCGGCGGAGGCGTGGTGCGGACCGTACGGCTTCTCGGCATCGCCGACGCGCTGCTCAAGGTGCTGCTCCAGGGCCGTCAGTACGCTCCCGGGCCGGCCCTCGCGGCCGGGCTGATCCACGAGGTCGCCGCCGACCGCGACGCCATGCTCGCGAGCGCCCGCGCCTTCGTCCACGCCAACCCCGAGGCGCGGCAGCCCTGGGACGTGCCCGGCCACAAGATCCCCGGCGGCACCCCCAAGAGCCCCGCCTTCGCCGCCAACCTGCCCGCCTTTCCGGCGAATCTGCGCAAGCAGCTCGCGGGCGCGCCCTATCCCGCGCCGCGCGACATCCTCGCCGCCGCCGTCGAGGGCGCCCAGGTCGACTTCGCCACCGCCGAGGTCATCGAGGCCCGCTACTTCACCGGGCTGGCCTGCGGCCCCACCTCGAAGAACATGATCCAGGCGTTCTTCTTCGACATGCAGGCGGTCAACTCCGGTGCGCGGCGGCCCTCCGGGGTGCCCGCCCGCCAGGTCACCAGGGTCGCCGTGCTCGGCGCGGGCATGATGGGCGCGGGCATCGCGTACTCCTGCGCGCGGGCCGGGATCGACGTGGTGCTCAAGGACGTCTCCGCCGAGGCCGCCGCGCGCGGCAAGGCGTACTCCGCGGGGCTGCTCGACAAGGCGCTCGCCAAGGGCCGTACGACGCCTGAGAAGCGGGACGCGCTGCTGGCCAGGATCACACCGACCGCGGACCCGGCCGACCTCGCGGGCTGCGACGCCGTGATCGAGGCGGTCTTCGAGGACGCCGGGCTCAAGCACAAGGTGTTCCAGGAGATCCAGCACATCGTCGCGCCGGACGCCCTGCTGTGCACCAACACCTCCACCCTGCCCGTCTCGGCGCTCGCCGAAGGCGTCGAGCGGCAGCGGGACTTCGTCGGCCTGCACTTCTTCTCGCCGGTCGACCGGATGCCGCTGGTGGAGATCGTCCGCGGCGCGGCCACCGGCGACGAGACACTGGCCCGCGCCTTCGACCTGGTCCGGCAGATCCGCAAGACCCCCATCGTGGTCAACGACTCGCGCGGCTTCTTCACCTCCCGGGTCATCGGCCAGTTCCTCAACGAGGGCGTCGCCATGGTCGGCGAGGGCGTCCCGGCCGCCTCCGTCGAGCAGGCGGCGGCGCAGGCCGGCTACCCCGCCAAGGTGCTCGCGCTGATCGACGAACTCACCCTGACACTCGGCCGCGGCATCCGCCGCGAGGCCCGCGCGGCGGTCGAGGCGGCGGGCGGCAGCTGGCGGGAGCACCCGGCCGAGCGGGTCGTGGACCGCATGGTCGAGGAGTTCGGGCGGCCCGGCCGCAGCGGCGGCGCGGGCTTCTACGAGTACGAGGACGGCCGCCGCACCCGGCTGTGGCCGGGCCTCGCCGAGCACTTCGGGACGGCCGGGGGCGCCGCCGAGGTGCCGTTCCGCGACATGCGGGAAAGGATGCTGTTCGCCGAGTCGCTGGACACCGTACGGCTGCTGGAGGAGGGCGTCCTGACCTCGGTCGCCGACGCGAACATCGGCTCGCTGCTGGGCATCGGCTTCCCGGCGTGGACCGGGGGAGTGCTCCAGTACATCAACGGCTACGAGGGCGGGGTCGCCGGATTCACCGCCCGGGCCCGGGAGCTGGCCGCGCGCTACGGCGAGCGGTTCGCGCCGCCCGCGCTGCTGGTGGCCAAGGCGGAGAGCGGGGAGATCTTCAGGGACTGA
- a CDS encoding MFS transporter has protein sequence MASTTLSPPVPESAAGDRSSRGLLVLLAATFMTALDIFIVNVAIPAVQSDLHAGTAAIQWVVAGFGLAVATGLITAGRLGDIFGRRRMFAVGLALFTVTSAACGIAPTAGDLVAARVLQGLSAALMSPQVLAILQTAYTGKAQARAFGMYGLTMGIGAVFGQLIGGLLIKADVLGLGWRACFLINVPVGLAALAMVPRALAESRAPQRPRLDNTGVALSTAAVVALVLPLIQGRELGWPLWTWLCLAGSAVLFAVFAAHQRRLGRAGGDPVLNTGLFRQRGFGLGALTQLVFWTGQGSFFLILALYLQAGRGLDALGSGTVFLSIGAGYLLTSTTAHLTAARMGRRTVPAGALLMAVGLGGLWAAVHASGTTGSLWALAPGLFVDGVGMGLVIAPLTHTALAAVPPQLVGSASGVVATIQQISGALGVALIGIVFYGAVGGGAPARYPHALGLGLAFLLALELLLAALTLFAPQGQAGPETAKEAPAHE, from the coding sequence ATGGCCTCCACCACCCTCTCCCCGCCCGTACCCGAGAGCGCCGCCGGGGACCGCTCCAGCCGGGGCCTGCTGGTCCTGCTGGCCGCGACCTTCATGACCGCGCTCGACATCTTCATCGTCAACGTGGCGATCCCCGCCGTGCAGAGTGACCTGCACGCGGGGACCGCGGCGATCCAGTGGGTGGTCGCGGGCTTCGGCCTGGCCGTGGCCACCGGGCTGATCACCGCGGGCCGGCTGGGCGACATCTTCGGACGGCGGCGGATGTTCGCCGTGGGGCTCGCCCTGTTCACCGTGACCTCGGCGGCCTGCGGCATCGCGCCGACCGCCGGGGACCTGGTGGCGGCCCGGGTGCTCCAGGGTCTGTCCGCCGCGCTGATGAGCCCCCAGGTGCTGGCGATCCTCCAGACCGCGTACACCGGCAAGGCGCAGGCCCGCGCGTTCGGCATGTACGGGCTGACGATGGGCATAGGCGCCGTGTTCGGTCAGCTGATCGGCGGGCTGCTGATCAAGGCGGATGTGCTCGGCCTCGGCTGGCGGGCCTGTTTCCTGATCAACGTACCGGTCGGGCTGGCCGCGCTGGCCATGGTGCCGCGGGCGCTGGCCGAGTCGAGGGCGCCGCAGCGGCCCCGGCTGGACAACACCGGTGTGGCGCTGTCCACGGCCGCGGTGGTCGCGCTCGTCCTCCCGCTGATCCAGGGCCGCGAGCTGGGCTGGCCGCTGTGGACCTGGCTGTGCCTGGCGGGCTCCGCCGTGCTCTTCGCCGTCTTCGCGGCCCATCAGCGCCGGCTCGGGCGGGCCGGCGGCGACCCGGTGCTGAACACCGGGCTGTTCCGGCAGCGCGGCTTCGGCCTGGGCGCCCTCACCCAGCTGGTGTTCTGGACCGGGCAGGGGTCCTTCTTCCTGATCCTCGCGCTGTATTTGCAGGCGGGCCGCGGTCTGGACGCGCTCGGCTCGGGGACGGTGTTCCTGTCGATCGGCGCGGGGTATCTGCTGACCTCCACCACCGCGCATCTGACCGCCGCCCGGATGGGTCGCCGTACGGTGCCGGCCGGGGCGCTGCTGATGGCCGTGGGCCTCGGCGGGCTGTGGGCCGCGGTGCACGCCTCGGGCACCACGGGCAGCCTCTGGGCGCTGGCCCCCGGGCTGTTCGTCGACGGGGTGGGGATGGGCCTGGTGATCGCGCCGCTCACCCACACCGCGCTGGCGGCGGTCCCGCCGCAGCTGGTCGGTTCGGCCTCGGGGGTGGTGGCGACCATCCAGCAGATCAGCGGCGCACTCGGTGTCGCCCTGATCGGCATCGTCTTCTACGGCGCGGTCGGCGGCGGCGCTCCCGCCCGCTACCCGCACGCCCTCGGGCTGGGCCTGGCCTTCCTGCTGGCGCTGGAACTGCTTCTGGCCGCCCTGACCCTCTTCGCGCCGCAAGGCCAAGCAGGGCCGGAGACGGCGAAGGAAGCACCGGCCCACGAGTGA
- a CDS encoding acetyl-CoA C-acetyltransferase produces the protein MSTEAYVYDAVRTPRGRGKANGSLHGTKPIDLVVGLIHELRRRFPGLDPAAIDDIVLGVVSPIGDQGSDIARIAAIAAGLPDSVAGVQENRFCASGLEAVNLAAAKVRSGWEDLILAGGVESMSRVAMGSDGGAWAMDPMTSFATGFVPQGIGADLIATLGGWSRHDVDTYAALSQERAAEAWKEGRFARSVVPVLDVNGLTVLDHDEHLRPGTTPETLAGLKPSFADIGDLGGFDAVALQKYHWVEKIDHVHHAGNSSGIVDGAALVAVGSREIGERYGLTPRARIVAAAVSGSEPTIMLTGPAPASRKALAKAGLTIDDIDLIEMNEAFAAVVLRFAADMGVSIDKVNVNGGAIALGHPLGATGAMILGTLIDELERRDLRYGLATLCVGGGMGVATVVERV, from the coding sequence TTGAGCACCGAGGCCTACGTCTACGACGCCGTACGCACCCCGCGCGGGCGCGGAAAGGCGAACGGATCACTGCACGGCACCAAGCCGATCGACCTCGTCGTCGGCCTCATCCACGAGCTGCGCCGCCGCTTCCCCGGCCTGGACCCGGCCGCGATCGACGACATCGTGCTCGGCGTCGTCAGCCCGATCGGCGACCAGGGCTCCGACATCGCCCGGATCGCCGCCATCGCCGCGGGTCTGCCCGACAGCGTGGCGGGCGTCCAGGAGAACCGCTTCTGCGCCTCGGGGCTCGAAGCGGTCAACCTGGCCGCCGCCAAGGTCCGTTCCGGCTGGGAGGACCTGATCCTGGCCGGGGGCGTCGAGTCGATGTCCAGGGTCGCGATGGGCTCCGACGGCGGCGCCTGGGCGATGGACCCCATGACGTCCTTCGCGACCGGTTTCGTCCCCCAGGGCATCGGCGCCGACCTCATCGCCACCCTGGGCGGCTGGAGCAGGCACGACGTCGACACCTATGCCGCCCTGTCGCAGGAGCGGGCCGCCGAGGCGTGGAAGGAGGGCCGCTTCGCCCGTTCGGTCGTACCCGTCCTGGACGTCAACGGCCTGACCGTCCTCGACCACGACGAGCATCTGCGCCCCGGCACCACACCGGAGACGCTCGCCGGGCTCAAGCCGTCCTTCGCCGACATCGGCGACCTGGGCGGCTTCGACGCGGTCGCGCTCCAGAAGTACCACTGGGTGGAGAAGATCGACCACGTCCACCACGCGGGCAACTCCTCGGGCATCGTGGACGGCGCCGCCCTGGTCGCCGTCGGCAGCCGCGAGATCGGCGAGCGCTACGGGCTCACCCCGCGGGCCCGGATCGTCGCCGCGGCCGTCTCCGGCTCCGAGCCGACCATCATGCTCACCGGCCCCGCCCCCGCCTCCCGCAAGGCACTGGCCAAGGCCGGGCTGACCATCGACGACATCGACCTCATCGAGATGAACGAGGCCTTCGCCGCGGTCGTGCTGCGCTTCGCCGCCGACATGGGCGTGAGCATCGACAAGGTCAACGTCAACGGCGGCGCCATCGCCCTCGGCCACCCGCTGGGCGCGACCGGCGCGATGATCCTCGGCACCCTCATCGACGAGCTGGAGCGCCGCGACCTGCGGTACGGGCTCGCCACCCTCTGCGTCGGCGGCGGCATGGGCGTCGCCACCGTCGTCGAGCGCGTCTGA
- a CDS encoding CaiB/BaiF CoA transferase family protein: MTSERPARSRAPSASGPLAGVRVVELAGIGPGPFAAMLLADLGADVVRVDRPGGAGLGIDPAHDLTHRNKRAVLVDLKADGGPGTVLDLVERADILIEGYRPGVAERLGVGPEDCLRRNPRLVYGRMTGWGQDGPLAATAGHDIGYIAVTGALDLAGPPDGPPVAAANLLGDYAGGSLYLVTGVLAALHHARAHGEGQVVDAAIVDGTAHLTSMIHGLRAAGAWQDRRAANLLDGGAPFYGVYATSDGGHMAVGALEQRFYDEFTRLLGLSDEQAALRDDPARWPELRAAVAARFISRTREEWTDVFTGGDACVAPVLSLAEAPGHPHLAARGTFTEAAGVVQPAPAPRFSATPTAVRRPPAGPGAHTAEVARDWAVPALTDPPGGTGPATESGPATESGPGPAID; encoded by the coding sequence GTGACATCAGAACGGCCGGCACGCTCACGGGCCCCCTCCGCGTCCGGTCCGCTGGCAGGAGTCCGCGTGGTGGAGCTGGCCGGGATCGGCCCCGGCCCGTTCGCCGCCATGCTGCTGGCCGACCTCGGCGCCGATGTCGTCCGCGTCGACCGGCCCGGCGGCGCGGGCCTCGGCATCGACCCGGCCCACGACCTCACCCACCGCAACAAGCGCGCCGTGCTGGTCGACCTCAAGGCCGACGGCGGACCCGGGACCGTACTGGACCTGGTGGAGCGCGCCGACATCCTCATCGAGGGCTACCGCCCGGGCGTCGCCGAGCGCCTGGGCGTCGGCCCCGAGGACTGTCTGCGGCGCAATCCCCGGCTGGTCTACGGCCGGATGACCGGCTGGGGGCAGGACGGCCCGCTCGCCGCCACCGCGGGCCACGACATCGGCTACATCGCCGTCACCGGCGCCCTGGACCTCGCCGGCCCGCCGGACGGCCCGCCCGTCGCGGCCGCCAATCTGCTCGGCGACTACGCGGGCGGCTCCCTGTACCTGGTCACCGGTGTGCTCGCCGCACTCCACCACGCCCGCGCGCACGGCGAGGGCCAGGTGGTGGACGCCGCGATCGTGGACGGCACCGCCCATCTCACCTCGATGATCCACGGCCTGCGCGCCGCCGGGGCCTGGCAGGACCGCCGCGCCGCCAACCTCCTCGACGGCGGCGCCCCCTTCTACGGCGTGTACGCGACCTCGGACGGCGGCCACATGGCGGTCGGCGCGCTGGAGCAGCGGTTCTACGACGAGTTCACCCGGCTGCTCGGCCTGTCCGACGAGCAGGCCGCGCTGCGCGACGACCCGGCGCGCTGGCCCGAGCTGCGCGCGGCGGTCGCCGCCCGCTTCATCAGCCGCACCCGGGAGGAGTGGACGGATGTGTTCACCGGGGGCGACGCCTGCGTGGCGCCCGTACTGTCGCTCGCGGAGGCACCCGGCCATCCGCACCTGGCGGCCCGGGGCACCTTCACCGAGGCGGCCGGGGTCGTGCAGCCCGCGCCCGCGCCGCGCTTCTCCGCCACGCCGACCGCCGTACGCCGCCCGCCCGCCGGACCCGGCGCGCACACCGCGGAGGTGGCCCGCGACTGGGCGGTCCCCGCGCTCACCGACCCGCCGGGCGGCACCGGGCCCGCCACGGAATCCGGGCCCGCCACGGAATCCGGCCCCGGCCCCGCCATCGACTGA
- a CDS encoding primary-amine oxidase, with product MTCHCTDPAAAPAAAPHPLDPLTADEIAAARAVLEAAGKVGGTTRFPLVLPDEPDRRTVLAHREGHPFSRRVRVTLLDTATGRSAEALVDVTAGLLLSFRDLDANADGQPPLLFEEYETCDEIVKADPGWRQAMADRGITDTSLVIAAPLAAGNFGEPAETGRRMLRSLTFLRCTEGDNPFAHPVGGLVADVDLTERRVIRLVDTGIVPTPVECGRYEAEFNGPARTDLRPLEITQPQGPSFTLEGPVLSWQNWRLRLDFNAREGLVLHQLTHRDGDRERPVLHRASIAEMAVPYAEPDAARNWVCYLDAGEYLLGRNANALRLGCDCLGEIAYVDAVVADDLGRPETLPNAICVHEEDTGLLWKHTNIFDGFRADSRRARRLVISYIATLGNYDYGFYWYLHQDGTIAFEAKATGLLQTSAVTPGAGSPYATEVAPGLLAPYHQHLFCARLDVALDGPANTVEEVDLVRLPTGPDNPHGNAFTTRATTVADSGEAGRVADPAVGRRWRISNPGSLNRMGRPVAYTLLPDAGPVLLAQPGSPVAERVAYATKHLWVTRYRPERHYPDGDYPNQHPGGAGVAQWSAPGEPLENTDLTVWHSFGPTHLPRLEDWPVMPVDVCGFSLRPTGFFDRNPALDLPAESGGSGGHCHV from the coding sequence ATGACCTGTCACTGCACAGACCCCGCGGCCGCTCCGGCCGCCGCCCCCCACCCGCTCGACCCGCTGACCGCCGACGAGATAGCCGCCGCCCGCGCCGTACTGGAGGCCGCGGGCAAGGTCGGCGGGACCACCCGCTTCCCGCTGGTCCTGCCGGACGAGCCGGACCGCCGTACGGTACTGGCCCACCGCGAGGGTCACCCCTTCTCCCGCCGGGTCCGGGTCACCCTGCTCGACACGGCCACCGGCCGCTCCGCCGAGGCCCTGGTGGACGTCACGGCGGGTCTGCTGCTGTCCTTTCGCGACCTGGACGCGAACGCCGACGGCCAACCGCCGCTGCTGTTCGAGGAGTACGAGACCTGCGACGAGATCGTCAAGGCCGACCCCGGCTGGCGGCAGGCGATGGCCGACCGCGGCATCACCGACACCTCGCTGGTCATCGCGGCCCCACTGGCGGCGGGCAACTTCGGCGAGCCCGCGGAGACCGGCCGCCGGATGCTGCGCTCGCTGACCTTCCTGCGCTGCACCGAGGGCGACAACCCCTTCGCCCACCCGGTCGGCGGCCTGGTCGCCGACGTCGACCTCACCGAGCGCCGGGTGATCCGGCTGGTCGACACCGGCATCGTCCCCACCCCGGTCGAATGCGGGCGCTACGAGGCCGAGTTCAACGGCCCGGCCCGCACCGATCTGCGCCCGCTGGAGATCACCCAGCCGCAGGGCCCCTCCTTCACCCTCGAAGGGCCGGTGCTCAGCTGGCAGAACTGGCGGCTGCGGCTGGACTTCAACGCCCGCGAGGGCCTGGTGCTGCACCAGCTCACCCACCGCGACGGCGACCGCGAGCGGCCCGTGCTGCACCGCGCCTCGATCGCCGAGATGGCCGTCCCGTACGCCGAACCCGACGCGGCCCGCAACTGGGTCTGCTACCTGGACGCGGGCGAGTACCTGCTCGGCCGGAACGCCAACGCGCTGCGCCTGGGGTGCGACTGCCTCGGCGAGATCGCCTACGTCGACGCGGTGGTCGCCGACGACCTCGGCCGTCCCGAGACGCTGCCGAACGCGATCTGCGTCCACGAGGAGGACACCGGCCTGCTGTGGAAGCACACCAACATCTTCGACGGCTTCCGCGCGGACAGCCGCCGCGCCCGCCGCCTGGTGATCTCGTACATCGCCACCCTCGGCAACTACGACTACGGCTTCTACTGGTACCTCCACCAGGACGGCACGATCGCCTTCGAGGCCAAGGCGACGGGCCTGCTCCAGACCTCGGCCGTCACGCCCGGCGCGGGCTCGCCGTACGCCACCGAGGTCGCCCCCGGGCTGCTCGCGCCCTACCACCAGCATCTGTTCTGCGCCCGGCTCGACGTGGCGCTCGACGGCCCGGCCAACACCGTCGAGGAAGTGGACCTGGTACGGCTGCCGACCGGCCCGGACAACCCGCACGGCAACGCCTTCACCACCCGCGCCACGACGGTCGCCGACAGCGGCGAGGCCGGCCGGGTCGCCGACCCGGCGGTGGGGCGGCGCTGGCGGATCAGCAACCCGGGATCACTCAACCGGATGGGCCGGCCGGTCGCGTACACCCTGCTGCCCGACGCCGGGCCCGTGCTGCTCGCCCAGCCGGGCTCACCGGTCGCCGAGCGGGTCGCCTACGCCACCAAGCACCTGTGGGTCACCCGCTACCGGCCCGAGCGCCACTACCCGGACGGCGACTACCCCAACCAGCACCCCGGCGGCGCGGGCGTCGCCCAGTGGTCGGCGCCCGGGGAGCCGCTGGAGAACACCGATCTGACGGTCTGGCACTCCTTCGGCCCCACCCATCTGCCGCGTCTGGAGGACTGGCCGGTCATGCCGGTCGACGTGTGCGGCTTCAGCCTCAGGCCGACCGGCTTCTTCGACCGCAACCCCGCGCTCGACCTGCCCGCCGAGAGCGGCGGCTCCGGCGGCCACTGCCACGTGTAG